Below is a window of Sinorhizobium meliloti DNA.
TTTACCGAAACGGTGGAGCAATCCAAGGCGGTCGACCTCATCAGGGGCTTCCATATTGTCATCGCTGCGAGCGGAATGTGCGAGGCCGGGCGCATTCGGCATCGGTTAAAAAATTGGCTCTGGAGAGATGAGGCGACAGTGCTGTTGGTCGGGTACCAGGCGAATGGCACCCTGGGGCGCCTCCTTGAAGACGGTGCCTCGGTCGTGCGCATTCAGGGGGAAGATATCAGCGTTCGAGCTCGGATCAGGAAGCTCGACATCTATAGTGGCCATGCCGACGGCGCAGAGCTTGCCGACTGGGTAGGAGCGCGGCAGCCGATCAGCGCTGGTGTCTTTCTCGTCCACGGAGAAGACGAGGCACTTGAAGGCCTCAGGGAACGTCTGTCCACCTTCCTACCAGAAGATCGCCTGATCCGGCCTAGATTGGACAGCGCATTCCGTCTTGGCTCGCAGGGTGCAGTTGAGGTTTCCGGAGCGGTCGCCCCGCCTCGCATCGATCCCGTACGGGCAGGAAGGACGGATTGGCACAACGATTTCCAGAAGCTCGTCCTCGATGTTCAGGACGAACTGGCAAAGGCCGCGGACGATAAGGCACGTGGTGTTGTGATCCGACGGTTGCGCCGTGCCCTGCAGGAAGAAGCATGAGATGCCGAGCCGGACTATAAGCCGAGAGCAGGGGAGCACACGGGTTTGCGTCATGCCGGCCTGACGAGTGCTCCACGATCCTGATCCGCGTCGATCGAATGACAGGCAGTCATGAATGCCACGAATTGATGCGCGTCAATGTATCGGCGGGCAGATCCGGCTGAAGTTCCGCCATCAACCCATGGAGCGCGACGATGCTCAAGATCTCGAGGCTGCTGGTTTTAGCTGCTCTTTTCGATGCCTTCGGGGGGACCGCCGAAGCGACTGGCATCGGCGCGGATGTGTCCGAGATATTAGAGCGGGTGCAACCGGCGGTCGTCAGCATCCGAACCGTCAGCAGTGGGATCTTCAGAAGCGAGCTGCTCGAAGATCCGAATGTACGTAAGGTCCTCGGTCTTCCCGATGAGGTATTCATCGTTCAAACGGGAGCGATCGCGACAGGGTCCGGCGTGATTATCGATCCGGAGGGCGGCTACATCGTTACCAGCCGCCACCTGGTTGCCGATGCCGACGATGTTTCCGTGACACTCTCGGATGGACGGATTTTCCAGGCCGATCGGGTAGGGGAGGATGCGCCGACCGACCTCGCCGTGGTTAAGATCGATGCCTCAAAACTCGCTGCGCTCAAGTGGGGAAATTCATCCGAACTAAAGGTCGGTGATTTTGTGGCCGCGGTAGGCAGTCCTTTCGGGCTGACGCAGACGGCGACCTTCGGCATCGTTAGCGGCTTGGGCCGCTCGGGCCTGGGTGCCGATGAATATCAGGATTACATCCAGACCGACGCGGCCATCAATCCAGGGAATTCCGGCGGAGCGCTCGTCAATGTCTCTGGCGAGTTGATTGGCATCGCCCGCGGGATCGCCGCGCCAGATCAAGCGAGTACCGGCATTGGCTTTGCGATTCCGTCGAATATTGGGGCGCAGATCGTCCGCGAATTGATCGCCCACGGAGAATACAAGCGTGGCTGGCTCGGCCTTTCGGTAACGGCCGCCAGGGATGCGCAAGACGGGAGTGCCACTCAGGCGGAAGCGCTTATCGTGAACGAGCTCGCCTGCAATTCGCCGTCGGAGCTCCAAGGCGTACGCCTTGGAGATGTGATCATGGCCCTGGACGGCCGCACCTTCCCGACGGAGGCAGCCTTCAGGAATGCGATCAGCCTGCTTCCAGCGAACGCCCGCATCACACTCGATATCCGTCGGGGAGAAGCGTCGCAGAAGCTGAACGTGACGCTCTCAGATTCGGCCGCTGCTCGCGACGCCTCTGACCAAGGCTCAGTCGTCGTTGCCTTTCCATCCGCGAGCGGCTCACTCGCATGCGCGCCGTCGGGCGCGGTCCTCATCGATGTTGCGCCGCGTAGCACCGCCTATTCTATCGGGCTGAGAACGGGCGACTACCTGACGGCCATCAACGGCAAACCACCCGTCTCAGCAGACCAAATTGGAAGCGTCCTGGAGAGTGTGGAAGGCAGCGCTTCTATCGATATCCTGCGCGCAGGAACCGCATACCGCATCGATGTTCAATAGCGGCAAGCGGGCCCTTTACGTCCGGCTGGCGCTCGACGATAGCCACACCGTCCTTGATTCGATCACTCGGGTAGAGAATGACTCTGCGGCCGAGAACGTAGGGCTGCAGCATCAGTTCGGCGTGCACCTCAGGAGCATCGAATAGCCGTTACAGGCCTCCCGTCCGCAAAGGTGTTGAACAATTGCGGACGGGAGGCCGGGGGTGGTCAAGCGGACTTGATCTGGATCTTGCGCTCGTTCTGCTGCGCTTCCTGGGTCTTCGGCAGGGTTACCGACAGAACGCCCTTCGAGAAATTTGCAGCAATCTTTTCTGCATCGCCTCCATCTGGCATCCGGAACGTGCGCTGGAACGAGCCGTAGCGGCGCTCAGAGAGGACAATCGGCCCGCCTGGCTCTTTCCCAATCAGCACAGCACTCGAATGCGGCCTGGCGCCCTATATGGACCGGTGATTTGCCTGCCTAATTCCTAAAACGTGATCGCAGGGTGCCGCCAAATCTTTATCGGCGGTCTGCTGACTGCCGGCCGCTCAACCAGACTGGAGCCGCGATCGTATCAGGCATGTTCTGGCTCATGCGTCGTCGATCTATGACCGCTCGCTGCCTTCAAACGCGTTCTTGGCATCATTGGCATCCGATTCACGCACCAGCGTGCGTAGATCGGACCAAACATCGGGCCGAGAAACTTTGCCGCGATCGTCGGCGGATAGTCATAGTCGATGAACACACGCAGACGCGAGGCTTGTCCCGAGGGGTTGATCTCGAATCCCATGCGGTAAGCAGCGATGACGAGGAGGTTCGGGCGGCCTCGGGTCTGCCAAACCTTGCGTCGAGGTGGCTGCCGCTCGGTGATCACTTCTTCGACGGAAAGCACCAGACCAAGTAGGTTGCCACGCATCTTGATAACTGAACCGACAGTGCGGCCTTTGGCTTCGTCGAACTCGTACGACATCCGCCCGCCGAACATCATCACCGAAGGCTTCTGCATGTGCGAGCCAAGGCTCGCCTGGTCATCCAGATAGTCAAAGAGCACGTCTGCGGAGGTCGCGACATCGGCAATGGCTTGTGCCGCGTGAGCGTAGGTCATGTGATATCGTCGGTTTTTGCGCGGTGGTCCCCGTGCCGATGACCGCCATGCCCATGGAAGAGGTGCATCATCGGGCACGCGAGCAGCAGCAGGTACGGAGCGAGCCCAAGTGCATGCCGCCAGTGCTCACGGAGAATGAAGAACGCGACGATCACCGTGAGCGAGGCGGCGAAGAGCGTCCACTTGCGGTCCCAAATCATATCCGTGTACTCCTCAACCTGAGCGAATTGCCGATCACGCTGACCGACGAGAGCGCCATGGCTGCCGCTGCGATGATCGGCGACAGCAAGAGTCCGAATGCGGGGTAGAGCACGCCAGCCGCAACCGGGACGCCAGCGGCGTTGTAGATGAAGGCGAAGAAAAGGTTTTGCCGAATGTTTCTCATCGTGGCGTGACTGAGCTGCCGTGCCCGCACGATGCCCTGAAGGTCGCCCTTGAGAAGGGTGACGCCGGCGCTCTCGATTGCCACATCCGTCCCTGTTCCCATGGCGATGCCGACGTCGGCGGCGGCGAGGGCCGGGGCATCGTTCACGCCGTCTCCCGCCATGGCGACGATGCGACCCTCGTTTCTCAGACGTCTGACGATTTCGCTCTTGTGCTCCGGCAGGATTTCCGCCTCAACCTCCGTGATGCTGAGCTTGCGAGCGACGGCAGTGGCCGTGGTCCTGTTGTCACCCGTAAGCATCACCACGCGAACGCCGTCCTTCATCAGTGCCGCGACGGCGGCGGGTGTCGTTGGCTTTATCGGATCGGAGATCGCGAACAAGCCACCGACTCTGCCGTCTATGGCGACGAAGATGACGGTCGCTCCTTCTTCCCGCAGTGCTTCCGCCTTTTCGGTGAGCGGGGCTATGTCCACCTTCTCCTCGGACATGATTTGGTGGCTTCCGATAACAAGCCTGTGTCCCTTGACCGTACCCGTGACGCCTTTGCCCACCGGGCTGTCGAAGTTCTCTGCCGTTCCGAGACCCAGCCCGCGCTCATTGGCGGCCTCGACGATTGCCGCCGCGAGCGGATGCTCGCTCGCCCGCTCCAGCGTGGCAGCGACCTGCAGGAGTTCGTCCTCGGCTATCCCGTTCACAGCGACGACCGATGTGACTTTCGGTTTGCCCTCGGTCAGAGTCCCGGTCTTGTCGACCACAAGCGTGTTGACCTTTTCGAAGCGTTCGAGCGCCTCGGCGTTCTTGATCAGCACACCGACGCTTGCACCCTTGCCGACGCCGACCATGATCGACATCGGAGTGGCGAGGCCGAGCGCACAGGGGCAGGCGATGATCAGCACCGCCACTGCGGCGACAAGTCCATGGGTGAAGCGAGGTTCCGGCCCAACAGCCATCCACGTGGCGAACGCGACGATAGCGATCAGAATAACAGCGGGCACGAACCAACCGGAGACCTCATCGGCCAGCCGCTGGATCGGAGCGCGCGAGCGCTGGGCTTCCGCCACCATCTGCACTATCCGCGACAGCATGGTGTCGCGTCCCACCTTGCCGGCTTCCATGACGAAACCGCCCGTCTTGTTCATCGTCCCGCCGATAAGGTTCTCACCGAGCGCCTTGGTGACGGGCATGGATTCTCCGGTGATCATCGATTCGTCGACCGAGCTGCGGCCTTCGACGAGCGTCCCGTCGACCGGGACCTTTTCGCCCGGCCGCACGCGCAGCCGATCGCCGACGGCAACGGCTTCGAGCGGCACGTCTTCGTCGGTCCCGTCGTTCCGGATACGGCGGGCCGTCTTCGGGGCGAGATCCAAAAGCGCGCGGATCGCTCCGCCCGTCTGCTCGCGAGCACGCAGTTCCAGAACCTGCCCGACCAGGACGAGTACGGTGATGACCGCTGCGGCCTCGAAATAGATTGGGACCGCTCCGTCGACCGATCGGAACGTCGTCGGGAACAGTCCGGGCGCTAGCGTCGCGATCACGCTGTAAACCCAGGCCACGCCCGTGCCCATTGCGATCAGCGTGAACATGTTGAGATGCCTGGTGATGATCGACCGCCAAGCCCGTTTGAAGAACGGGGCGCCGGCCCACAGAACAACGGGGGTCGCGAAGACGAGCTGCAGCCAGTTTGATGTCTGGGGGTCGAGGAGCATATGCAGGTCGACCAGGTGGCCGCCCATCTCCAATAACAAGACCGGTACCGTCAGAGCGAGTCCGATCCAGAACCTCCGCCGCATGTCAACGAGTTCGGGGCTTGGCCCGGTTCCGGCGGTCACTACTTCCGGCTCGAGCGACATACCGCAGATCGGGCAGTTGCCCGGACCGATCTGCCGCACCTGTGGATGCATCGGGCATGTGTAGATCGCGCCTTCCACCAGCGTGACTCGCGAACTCTCCGCTTTTGCGGGCGGGGCGCCCACACTTGTTCGACTATGGTGATGGCTCGGATCGATTCCCATCGCGGCATCTTATGCATCTCAGCAGTCAATTCTTTGACCAACATCAATGTCCTGCTTAACGTTGCGGGGTATGCTGCGCGCTCTAATCGGAGGGCTGTAGGATGCTTGCCAGAGACGTTATGAAGAAAGAGGTGCTGTCGATAAGTCCCGATCACAGCGTGAGTCATGCCGCGCGCACGATGCTTGAGAACCATATAAGCGGCCTGCCTGTATGCGACGACCGCGGCAGGCTCGTCGGCATATTATCGGAGGGCGACTTGATGCGGCGTGCGGAGCTGGGATCGGTTTCTTGGCGCGACATCGCAGGCGTCCGAACGAAACCGGAGTCGTTCATCAAGGGGCATAGCTGGCGCGTGGGCGACGTGATGACGCAGCCTGCTGTCACGGTTGATGAAGACATGCCCGTTGGCGCCGTCGCCGAACTCATGGCTGCCAAAGGTATCAAGCGCATTCCGGTCATGCGAGCGGAAGAGATGGTGGGCATCATCAGTCGCAGCGACATCCTTTGCGCGATTGCTGCCTCTGTGCCTGATATGGTTGCTAACGGTGATGAGGCAGTGCGGCGGGCCGTCTTGGCGCGGCTTTGTTCCGATCTCGGGGTTGAGAAAGGGGCCATCGAAGTGACTATTGAGAATGGAACCGTCAGCTTGTCAGGCCAGGTTGAAAGCGAGGCACTGCGGGAGGCGGCTCGCGTCGCCGCCGAGACGATCAGCGGCGCCGGAGGCGTCAGAAACAAACTGCGTGTTGTTGCCACCTGAGCCCCTGCTGATGGGGGGAATAAATGTTCTCGTTTCATCTTCGGCGTTTCCCCGGTGATCAGCAATTCTGCGATCGCAAGGGCCCGTGCGCACTGCGTTGGCCGACTCCATAATTCAGCCGCCGAAGTCGGCGCAGAGGTTCGCGTCATCGCGCCGACGGACAAGCCATCGTCGCAGAATAGTCAACGATCTCTCAATTGGAAGGGTCCTCCCGATGACCGGTACGCTGTCGCCCGAACTTTTGGAGCGGATGGACGCCTATTGGCGAGCCGCCAACTACCTATCCGTGGGGCAAATCTATCTTCGCGACAATCCACTTGTGAAGGAAAAGCTTACTCTCGCACATGTAAAGCCGCGCCTGCTTGGTCACTGGGGCACGACTCCGGGGCTGAACTTTCTCTATGTCCACCTCAATCGGCTGATCCGGGCACATGACCTGTACATGATCTATGTCACCGGTCCGGGTCACGGCGGCCCCGGTCTTGTCGCGAATACGTATTTGGAAGGTACTTATTCAGAACTCTACCCCGAAGTCAGCCAGGACAAGGCCGGGATCAAGAGGCTTTTCAAGCAATTCTCCTATCCAGGCGGGATACCGAGCCACGTCGCGGCAGAGGTGCCGGGTTCGATAAACGAAGGCGGCGAGCTTGGCTATTGCCTGATGCATGCCTATGGCGCAGTCTTTGACAACCCCGGACTCATCGCGGCCTGCGTCGTGGGAGACGGGGAGGCCGAGACGGGCGCGCTCGCGACGAGTTGGCACTCCAACAAGTTTCTCAATCCGGCACGAGACGGAGCGGTCCTGCCAATCCTGCATCTCAACGGCTACAAGATCGCAAATCCGACGGTGCTTGCTCGCATCAGCCACGACGAGCTGGAGGCGCTGTTCAGGGGTTACGGCTACGAGCCGCTTTTCGTCGAGGGCGCGGATCCGCGACAAATGCACCAGCTTATGGCGTCAGCGCTCGACAAGGCCCACGGGAAGATTGCCGAAATCCAGCGGCAAGCGCGCAGTAAAGGATTTTCCGGCCGCCCTGCCTGGCCGATGATCATCTTCCGCTCACCGAAAGGTTGGACGGGGCCGCGCGAGGTTGACGGCAAGAAAACGGAGGGCACCTGGCGCTCGCACCAAGTGCCGCTTGCGAAGCTTGCGGAAGTGCCGGAGCACCTCGGAATTCTCGAAGAGTGGCTCAAGAGTTATCGCCCTGCGGAGCTGTTCGATGAGAGTGGCAGCCTTCGACCTGAGCTTAGGGAGCTTGCGCCGAAGGGTGAACGCCGCATGGGAGCAAACCCGTATGCTAACGGCGGACTTCTCCTGAAAGACCTCAACCTGCCGGACTTCCGTCAATACGCGGTGAAGATCGGCACTCCGGGAACCGTGACGGTAGAATCGACCCGCGTCGCGGGTCTGTTTCTCCGCGATGTCATGAAATTCAATGCGGAAGAGCGCAACTTCCGGATCTTCGGACCGGATGAGACCGAATCAAACCGGCTGTCACCCGTCTTCGAAGAAACAGAACGCGTCTTCACCGGCGAGATTCTCGCTAGCGACACGCAGCTATCTCCCGACGGCCGGGTCATGGAAGTGCTCAGTGAGCAACTCTGCCAGGGCTGGCTCGAGGGTTACCTGCTGACAGGGCGACATGGCTTCTTCTCTTGCTATGAGGCCTTCATCCATATCGTCGATTCAATGTTCAACCAGCATGCAAAATGGTTGAAAGTCTGCCGGGAGATTCCTTGGCGCAAATCCATCGCGTCTCTCACCTACCTACTGACCTCTCATGTATGGCGTCAGGACCACAACGGCTTCTCGCATCAGGATCCAGGCTTCATCGACCACGTGGCCAACAAGAAGGCCGACATCATCCGCGTTTACCTTCCACCGGATGCAAATACGCTTCTCTCGGTCGTCGATCATTGCGTGCGGAGCCGTGACTGCATTAACGTGATCGTCGCAGGCAAACAGCCGCAGTTGCAGTGGTTGGACATGGACGCGGCGGTTGCGCACTGCCGCGTCGGGCTCGGTGTCTGGGAGTGGGCATC
It encodes the following:
- a CDS encoding trypsin-like peptidase domain-containing protein, translating into MLKISRLLVLAALFDAFGGTAEATGIGADVSEILERVQPAVVSIRTVSSGIFRSELLEDPNVRKVLGLPDEVFIVQTGAIATGSGVIIDPEGGYIVTSRHLVADADDVSVTLSDGRIFQADRVGEDAPTDLAVVKIDASKLAALKWGNSSELKVGDFVAAVGSPFGLTQTATFGIVSGLGRSGLGADEYQDYIQTDAAINPGNSGGALVNVSGELIGIARGIAAPDQASTGIGFAIPSNIGAQIVRELIAHGEYKRGWLGLSVTAARDAQDGSATQAEALIVNELACNSPSELQGVRLGDVIMALDGRTFPTEAAFRNAISLLPANARITLDIRRGEASQKLNVTLSDSAAARDASDQGSVVVAFPSASGSLACAPSGAVLIDVAPRSTAYSIGLRTGDYLTAINGKPPVSADQIGSVLESVEGSASIDILRAGTAYRIDVQ
- a CDS encoding DUF2933 domain-containing protein, whose product is MIWDRKWTLFAASLTVIVAFFILREHWRHALGLAPYLLLLACPMMHLFHGHGGHRHGDHRAKTDDIT
- a CDS encoding copper-translocating P-type ATPase, coding for MGIDPSHHHSRTSVGAPPAKAESSRVTLVEGAIYTCPMHPQVRQIGPGNCPICGMSLEPEVVTAGTGPSPELVDMRRRFWIGLALTVPVLLLEMGGHLVDLHMLLDPQTSNWLQLVFATPVVLWAGAPFFKRAWRSIITRHLNMFTLIAMGTGVAWVYSVIATLAPGLFPTTFRSVDGAVPIYFEAAAVITVLVLVGQVLELRAREQTGGAIRALLDLAPKTARRIRNDGTDEDVPLEAVAVGDRLRVRPGEKVPVDGTLVEGRSSVDESMITGESMPVTKALGENLIGGTMNKTGGFVMEAGKVGRDTMLSRIVQMVAEAQRSRAPIQRLADEVSGWFVPAVILIAIVAFATWMAVGPEPRFTHGLVAAVAVLIIACPCALGLATPMSIMVGVGKGASVGVLIKNAEALERFEKVNTLVVDKTGTLTEGKPKVTSVVAVNGIAEDELLQVAATLERASEHPLAAAIVEAANERGLGLGTAENFDSPVGKGVTGTVKGHRLVIGSHQIMSEEKVDIAPLTEKAEALREEGATVIFVAIDGRVGGLFAISDPIKPTTPAAVAALMKDGVRVVMLTGDNRTTATAVARKLSITEVEAEILPEHKSEIVRRLRNEGRIVAMAGDGVNDAPALAAADVGIAMGTGTDVAIESAGVTLLKGDLQGIVRARQLSHATMRNIRQNLFFAFIYNAAGVPVAAGVLYPAFGLLLSPIIAAAAMALSSVSVIGNSLRLRSTRI
- a CDS encoding CBS domain-containing protein, with the protein product MLARDVMKKEVLSISPDHSVSHAARTMLENHISGLPVCDDRGRLVGILSEGDLMRRAELGSVSWRDIAGVRTKPESFIKGHSWRVGDVMTQPAVTVDEDMPVGAVAELMAAKGIKRIPVMRAEEMVGIISRSDILCAIAASVPDMVANGDEAVRRAVLARLCSDLGVEKGAIEVTIENGTVSLSGQVESEALREAARVAAETISGAGGVRNKLRVVAT
- a CDS encoding phosphoketolase family protein produces the protein MTGTLSPELLERMDAYWRAANYLSVGQIYLRDNPLVKEKLTLAHVKPRLLGHWGTTPGLNFLYVHLNRLIRAHDLYMIYVTGPGHGGPGLVANTYLEGTYSELYPEVSQDKAGIKRLFKQFSYPGGIPSHVAAEVPGSINEGGELGYCLMHAYGAVFDNPGLIAACVVGDGEAETGALATSWHSNKFLNPARDGAVLPILHLNGYKIANPTVLARISHDELEALFRGYGYEPLFVEGADPRQMHQLMASALDKAHGKIAEIQRQARSKGFSGRPAWPMIIFRSPKGWTGPREVDGKKTEGTWRSHQVPLAKLAEVPEHLGILEEWLKSYRPAELFDESGSLRPELRELAPKGERRMGANPYANGGLLLKDLNLPDFRQYAVKIGTPGTVTVESTRVAGLFLRDVMKFNAEERNFRIFGPDETESNRLSPVFEETERVFTGEILASDTQLSPDGRVMEVLSEQLCQGWLEGYLLTGRHGFFSCYEAFIHIVDSMFNQHAKWLKVCREIPWRKSIASLTYLLTSHVWRQDHNGFSHQDPGFIDHVANKKADIIRVYLPPDANTLLSVVDHCVRSRDCINVIVAGKQPQLQWLDMDAAVAHCRVGLGVWEWASNDEGAPDAVVACAGDVPTMEALAAVMILREAFPTLRLRVVNVVDLMALQAPSQHPHGVADDFFDRMFTTDKPVIFAYHGYPALIHRLTYRRTNHANFHVHGYQEEGTTTTPFDMTVLNGLDRFHLAKAVVERVPSLAAAREEFACAIEGKLSEHHVHIRKNGEDLPEIRNWRWRTSDAS